The following are encoded in a window of Ruminiclostridium herbifermentans genomic DNA:
- the lepB gene encoding signal peptidase I, with translation MKILKGVLSWFGTVLISVVVALFIIIFLFQPTSVSGSSMENTLHDRNKIIINKTRNIFHGEPDYEDIVIIDSRVDRKRTFWDNVIEPLKYNVFVTKFTGNVDEIFWVKRVIGKAGDVLEFKNGKVIRNGVELEENYIKEPMLYESTDKVIVPEKSVFVMGDNRNNSSDSRYIGCIPLDHVIGTYLFKIGF, from the coding sequence ATGAAGATTTTAAAAGGAGTATTAAGTTGGTTTGGAACAGTTTTGATCTCAGTAGTTGTTGCATTATTTATTATTATTTTTCTGTTTCAGCCAACAAGCGTAAGCGGATCTTCAATGGAGAATACTCTGCATGACAGAAATAAAATAATAATAAATAAAACTCGAAATATATTCCATGGTGAACCAGATTATGAAGATATAGTCATAATAGACAGTAGAGTGGACCGTAAAAGAACATTTTGGGACAATGTTATAGAGCCACTTAAATACAATGTTTTTGTTACAAAGTTTACAGGAAATGTTGATGAAATATTTTGGGTTAAAAGAGTAATTGGAAAAGCTGGAGATGTACTTGAGTTTAAAAATGGAAAAGTAATTAGAAATGGTGTTGAATTAGAAGAAAACTATATCAAGGAACCAATGCTATATGAATCAACAGATAAGGTAATTGTACCAGAAAAAAGTGTATTTGTTATGGGGGACAACAGAAATAATAGTTCAGATAGTAGATATATAGGATGTATACCCTTAGATCATGTGATAGGTACATATTTATTTAAAATAGGATTCTAA
- a CDS encoding acyl-[acyl-carrier-protein] thioesterase: MEPLYVFEKNYNVTYGDSDYYKRLKISSLFNFIQDVAGLHTKHMGIGIDDISKEHGLAWVIVRIMVDIIRIPIWNEEICIETWPATQKKVEFERDFCVKDKNGNILINVISSWVLMDIAKREIIKTDSTNIKHPPLIKERAINRRMTKLRPNGELIFVYNKKISYSDIDINGHMNNSKYIDFIADCFTMEKHCEYKVENLQVNYICEALAGDVINFYKDVSQLESGIVYVEGANTEKDKVYFKACIKVRRNNE; encoded by the coding sequence ATGGAACCATTATATGTATTTGAAAAAAATTATAACGTTACGTATGGAGATTCAGATTATTATAAAAGATTAAAGATTAGTTCACTTTTTAACTTTATTCAGGATGTTGCAGGTCTTCATACAAAGCACATGGGAATTGGAATTGACGATATTAGCAAGGAACATGGTCTCGCATGGGTAATTGTCCGTATTATGGTTGATATTATCAGAATACCCATATGGAACGAAGAAATTTGTATTGAAACCTGGCCAGCTACTCAAAAAAAAGTGGAATTTGAAAGAGACTTCTGTGTTAAAGACAAGAATGGAAATATATTGATAAATGTAATATCAAGCTGGGTTCTTATGGATATTGCGAAACGTGAAATAATTAAGACTGATTCAACCAATATCAAACATCCACCTTTAATCAAGGAAAGAGCTATAAACAGGCGAATGACTAAGTTAAGGCCTAATGGAGAATTAATATTTGTATACAACAAAAAAATAAGTTATAGTGATATTGATATTAACGGTCATATGAATAATTCAAAATATATAGATTTTATCGCAGATTGCTTTACTATGGAAAAACATTGTGAGTACAAAGTGGAAAATTTGCAGGTAAATTATATTTGTGAAGCACTTGCCGGAGATGTAATTAATTTCTATAAGGACGTTTCTCAGCTTGAGTCTGGAATTGTTTATGTTGAAGGTGCTAATACGGAAAAGGATAAGGTATATTTTAAAGCCTGCATTAAGGTTAGGAGGAACAATGAATAA
- a CDS encoding GerMN domain-containing protein: protein MNKDKKLIVIVGVLFVFIIILVALLIYATNLYNKDDTTAVNTTISTNSNLNQTSDSTLVESQQSASETSSVDEKVDLQLYFYDADDYKKPKEIIIVSVDKKLYQDNITEAINKVFELTPLKINKAEVDGNLITVDLPKEVALMFNSGSAGGITYTNTLAMTLLNLPGIEELEVTVDGVKGVEADHFDFNGKFVKDESEFGFKFNKSDMLSKELEF from the coding sequence ATGAATAAGGATAAAAAACTAATAGTTATTGTAGGGGTTCTGTTTGTCTTTATTATTATTTTAGTAGCTTTACTTATATATGCTACAAACCTATATAATAAAGATGATACAACAGCAGTTAATACTACTATTTCGACAAACTCTAATTTGAATCAGACATCAGATTCTACTTTGGTAGAATCCCAGCAAAGTGCAAGTGAAACCAGTTCAGTTGATGAAAAAGTTGATTTACAGTTATATTTTTATGACGCAGATGATTATAAAAAGCCAAAAGAGATAATTATAGTTTCAGTAGATAAAAAGCTATATCAAGACAATATTACAGAGGCTATTAACAAGGTATTTGAATTAACACCATTGAAAATAAATAAGGCTGAGGTAGATGGAAATCTAATTACAGTTGACCTTCCTAAGGAAGTAGCACTTATGTTTAATAGTGGAAGTGCTGGGGGTATAACATATACTAACACTTTAGCTATGACTTTATTAAATTTGCCTGGTATTGAGGAATTGGAAGTTACTGTTGATGGAGTAAAGGGTGTTGAAGCTGACCATTTTGACTTTAACGGAAAATTTGTGAAGGACGAAAGTGAATTTGGATTTAAGTTTAACAAGTCAGATATGCTAAGCAAAGAACTGGAATTTTAG
- a CDS encoding YdcF family protein, giving the protein MKTKLIKIILICIAIAGIIDTIILAIRSGNVDTGILSPSIGGVFIIFLLLFIRTEHYKKKLKLYNKIGKVLLGLFIVWFISFAALTIVILTSAVSQSDEKVDSVIVLGAGLKGDKPTLVLQERLNYTIEYLNKNTDAIAVVSGGQGIGEIITEAEGMKRYLIAHGISENRIIKEEKSTSTYENMIFSKKVYEETTGKELDKVMIITNDFHMFRSKHLAKRVGLEPYGISSGTPWYIYPNVLLREYLAVIKSFIFDR; this is encoded by the coding sequence ATGAAAACAAAATTAATAAAAATTATACTTATATGTATTGCTATTGCAGGTATTATTGATACCATTATTTTGGCAATAAGAAGCGGCAACGTAGATACTGGTATTTTATCTCCTTCAATTGGAGGAGTTTTTATAATATTTTTACTGTTATTTATTAGAACAGAGCATTATAAGAAAAAACTCAAATTATATAATAAGATTGGAAAAGTACTGTTGGGGTTATTTATTGTTTGGTTTATTTCCTTTGCAGCGCTGACAATTGTGATTCTTACATCTGCTGTTTCACAGTCAGATGAGAAGGTTGACAGCGTAATCGTACTTGGGGCAGGATTAAAGGGTGACAAGCCCACATTAGTACTTCAAGAAAGGCTTAATTACACTATTGAGTACCTGAATAAGAACACAGATGCTATAGCTGTTGTATCTGGAGGACAGGGAATTGGAGAGATAATTACTGAGGCTGAAGGTATGAAAAGGTATTTAATAGCCCACGGCATTTCTGAAAATAGAATAATAAAAGAAGAGAAATCCACAAGTACATATGAAAACATGATTTTTTCAAAAAAAGTATATGAAGAGACCACAGGTAAAGAACTTGATAAAGTAATGATTATTACAAATGATTTTCATATGTTCAGATCTAAGCATCTTGCAAAGAGGGTGGGCCTTGAACCATACGGTATTAGTTCAGGCACACCCTGGTATATATATCCAAATGTACTGTTGAGAGAATATCTTGCAGTTATTAAGTCATTTATTTTTGATAGGTAG
- a CDS encoding NAD(P)/FAD-dependent oxidoreductase codes for MRNLTDLVIVGAGPAGLMAAKTAAEMGLKVTVIEKKKEISKIRRACCAQFVMDNGYENEFLQIQDGKIMFTRNNFSVPYTGRLVNVKNSFYYSPSGHKIHIAHSDGRPLAIKFDKGQLLQNIMEECEKLGVEFRTETLAYGGTDLGNSVKLELKSKEKTSTIEAKKLIIAEGVNAKLTDIFGLNNGRSLFGTPFVLLYTIEKTCDFEPESWIQYYGSVYHPFAEIIVGPTLEGTDTIELTIMGNKNILPETFFENIIKNSPLKNNFKHSQIIDKKGCSLKSYSSLRKPYLGNVISIGDSAAHIEVIVQGAIMCGYHAAKAVYEELNERNGFEQYTSWWNDAFDFNRTEFNNFISLYGSLAMRPKYTDAELDYMFSLLQGKTLCGIFSQFETPKIVWRSILEHKEQIQSEQPVLFDKISKLYSLNLSA; via the coding sequence ATGAGAAACTTAACAGATTTGGTAATAGTAGGGGCTGGACCAGCAGGACTTATGGCTGCCAAAACTGCAGCAGAAATGGGCTTAAAAGTAACAGTTATAGAAAAAAAGAAAGAAATCAGCAAAATTAGAAGAGCTTGCTGCGCTCAGTTTGTTATGGATAATGGATATGAAAATGAGTTCCTGCAAATACAGGACGGAAAAATAATGTTTACTAGAAATAACTTCAGTGTGCCTTATACTGGTCGTTTAGTAAATGTTAAAAACTCTTTCTATTACTCACCTAGTGGACATAAAATACATATTGCTCATTCAGATGGTAGACCTTTAGCAATTAAGTTTGACAAAGGACAGTTACTTCAAAACATAATGGAGGAATGTGAAAAGCTGGGAGTTGAATTTAGAACAGAAACCCTAGCTTATGGTGGTACAGATCTAGGAAATTCTGTTAAGTTAGAACTAAAATCTAAAGAAAAAACTTCAACAATTGAGGCAAAAAAGTTAATAATAGCAGAAGGTGTTAATGCAAAACTTACTGATATATTTGGTCTTAATAATGGAAGAAGTTTATTTGGTACGCCTTTCGTATTGCTTTATACAATTGAAAAGACTTGTGATTTTGAACCCGAAAGCTGGATTCAGTATTATGGAAGTGTATATCATCCTTTCGCTGAAATAATAGTAGGCCCAACCTTAGAAGGAACCGACACAATAGAATTAACTATCATGGGAAACAAAAATATTTTGCCAGAAACATTTTTTGAAAACATTATAAAGAACAGCCCGTTGAAAAATAATTTTAAACATTCACAAATTATTGATAAGAAAGGCTGTTCTCTAAAATCTTATTCATCACTTAGAAAACCTTACTTAGGTAATGTAATTTCTATAGGCGATAGTGCAGCTCACATTGAGGTAATTGTTCAGGGTGCCATTATGTGTGGATATCATGCTGCTAAAGCAGTTTATGAAGAACTAAATGAAAGAAATGGTTTTGAGCAATATACAAGCTGGTGGAATGATGCATTTGACTTTAATAGGACTGAGTTCAACAATTTTATAAGCCTATATGGCAGCTTAGCAATGAGGCCAAAATATACTGATGCTGAACTTGACTATATGTTCTCTTTACTTCAAGGTAAGACACTCTGCGGTATCTTTAGTCAATTTGAAACGCCTAAAATAGTATGGCGCTCTATCTTAGAGCATAAGGAGCAAATTCAAAGTGAACAACCTGTTCTATTTGATAAGATAAGTAAGTTATATAGCCTTAACCTTAGTGCATAA
- a CDS encoding FAD-dependent oxidoreductase has product MNNIVDLVIVGAGPAGLMAAKTAAEMGLKVVIFEKNKSFNHLKRACSAQIILDDGYENEFVQVSQGMLEFQKNNFKVKYSGPLVDVINKFYHSPNGHKIHFAHPNRKPFAVKFDKNILLNDLLKECEKLGVDIRMSTLACGGKDIGDHVEIDLKSKNKHYSLKAKKAIIAEGVNANITGVFGLNENRKLFTTAHVVKYILEGVNSYEPNSWNLYYGKAYHSNAAVIIGPSIYGDNIIELTLSGSANIRPKLIYQKLIGNSPLKHIFENAQIIDIHGCAVKAYMSLKKPYIGNVLAIGDSAAFVEVEVQGALMCGYRAAKAVSDELNGKNGFEMYSDWWIDSFEFNRDEYLQVSQGYALVPTYSDDDLDYLFSLLDGKILEGTYSQYKTPKLIWDSILSKKEKIKLENPDIYVKISNMNKLTLASSF; this is encoded by the coding sequence ATGAATAATATAGTTGATTTAGTTATTGTGGGTGCTGGACCCGCAGGACTTATGGCTGCAAAAACTGCAGCTGAAATGGGACTTAAGGTTGTAATTTTTGAAAAAAACAAAAGCTTTAATCATCTTAAACGCGCTTGCTCTGCTCAAATAATTCTTGATGATGGCTATGAAAATGAGTTCGTTCAGGTATCTCAAGGAATGCTGGAATTCCAAAAAAATAATTTCAAAGTAAAATACTCTGGTCCTTTAGTTGATGTTATTAACAAATTTTATCACTCTCCTAATGGACATAAAATACACTTTGCACATCCTAACAGAAAGCCATTCGCCGTAAAATTTGACAAGAATATACTCCTTAATGATTTACTAAAGGAATGTGAAAAATTAGGAGTAGATATAAGAATGTCAACACTTGCATGCGGAGGAAAAGACATTGGAGATCATGTTGAAATAGACCTCAAATCTAAAAATAAACATTATTCACTTAAAGCAAAAAAAGCAATTATAGCTGAAGGCGTTAATGCGAATATAACAGGGGTATTCGGACTCAATGAAAACAGAAAACTGTTTACGACAGCCCATGTTGTAAAATATATTCTTGAGGGAGTAAATTCATATGAACCTAACAGTTGGAATTTATACTATGGAAAAGCATATCACTCTAATGCAGCAGTAATAATAGGGCCTAGTATATATGGGGACAATATAATTGAATTGACACTTTCCGGTAGTGCTAATATAAGACCAAAATTAATTTATCAAAAACTTATTGGCAATAGTCCACTAAAACATATTTTTGAAAATGCTCAAATTATTGATATACACGGTTGTGCAGTTAAGGCCTATATGTCATTAAAAAAACCTTATATAGGTAATGTTCTTGCTATTGGCGATAGTGCTGCTTTTGTAGAAGTAGAAGTACAGGGAGCCTTGATGTGTGGGTATCGTGCAGCTAAAGCAGTAAGTGATGAACTTAATGGCAAAAATGGTTTTGAGATGTATTCTGATTGGTGGATTGATTCTTTTGAGTTTAATCGAGACGAATACCTTCAAGTTTCCCAGGGTTATGCACTTGTTCCAACATACTCAGATGATGATCTTGATTACTTATTCTCACTTCTCGATGGAAAAATACTTGAAGGTACATATAGCCAATATAAAACACCAAAATTGATTTGGGACTCCATTTTATCAAAAAAAGAAAAAATTAAACTTGAAAATCCTGATATTTATGTTAAAATAAGTAATATGAACAAGCTAACATTAGCGAGTTCATTTTAG
- a CDS encoding bilin reductase, which translates to MDTNEVFISNIKAIDTEINDGFNILNKNYKLVELDCGCFSNLKIQNIVYDIKQYNIVGVGNLLMMVSKESTELQMLSFVITPYYKNLPLFSNDYLFMKEKRSFIIEYYDLVKDKDSQYNAYINKLKVIKDKYADLPDMKQKECWNDSLKSVCIAKRTSLDHDNDMFSIFNENLHNFIEAEQNSSILSEYNRKIKWQITKDYVDKLIDIDGVSTNVFKNTLGAETTRKFFHDVFFGIEKFKI; encoded by the coding sequence ATGGATACTAATGAAGTTTTTATCAGCAACATAAAAGCAATTGATACAGAAATTAATGATGGTTTTAATATATTGAATAAAAACTATAAGCTGGTGGAATTAGACTGTGGATGTTTTTCCAATCTCAAGATACAAAATATTGTGTATGATATAAAACAATATAATATAGTCGGAGTTGGTAATTTGCTAATGATGGTGTCGAAGGAATCAACGGAACTACAAATGCTTTCATTTGTAATTACACCTTATTATAAAAATCTACCACTTTTCTCAAATGACTATTTGTTTATGAAGGAAAAGAGGAGTTTCATAATAGAGTATTATGATTTGGTTAAGGATAAGGATTCACAGTATAATGCTTATATTAATAAGCTTAAGGTAATAAAGGATAAGTATGCAGATTTGCCAGATATGAAACAGAAAGAATGCTGGAATGATTCATTGAAGTCTGTATGTATAGCAAAAAGAACTTCGTTAGATCACGATAATGATATGTTTTCAATATTTAATGAAAACTTACATAACTTTATTGAGGCAGAACAGAATTCCAGTATTCTTTCAGAATACAATAGGAAGATTAAATGGCAGATTACCAAGGATTATGTTGATAAACTAATTGACATTGATGGGGTTTCTACAAATGTATTTAAAAATACTTTAGGTGCAGAAACCACAAGGAAGTTCTTCCATGATGTATTCTTTGGAATAGAAAAGTTTAAAATTTAA
- a CDS encoding MFS transporter, producing the protein MNKTEKFTEQEIKRSLFLITAAVIFGRVYFVVINGAPLTGFLRALGANDLLYSIIAAAPYLGGVLQIFASYILEKTGKRKKMFLISAYVHRLIWIPIVLIPILISKENKQLALIIITALIIIYSIANSVVNISYNSWMGDIVPASQKGSFFGKRTAISAVTGIIAGVAFGKYLDSFSTLIGFAIVFTIAAIFGSLDATCFIGVKEPAMTPAEKNSSFISMLVEPFKDKNYLKLIVFISCWNFGFNFAIPFLNIYMIEQLKIDYFTISIFQQFLAGITTVLFINKVGLLSDKYGTKPILRLCCCFVCILPLLWCIATPSRYIIVMSISFLIFGLFSQGIMILSNNFSIWLAPEKNRSMFLANYSIITTTSSGISYVCAGAFMESSKGIIYKINNALFGSQVISNFHVLFAISSILMICSIIFVLPKIYDKEEKKFSIFSR; encoded by the coding sequence ATGAACAAAACTGAGAAATTTACGGAACAAGAAATCAAAAGAAGCTTATTTTTAATTACAGCTGCTGTTATTTTTGGCAGGGTTTATTTTGTAGTCATTAATGGCGCACCCCTTACTGGATTTCTGCGTGCATTAGGCGCAAACGACTTATTGTACAGCATCATAGCCGCTGCCCCATATCTTGGTGGCGTTTTACAAATTTTCGCATCATATATCTTAGAAAAAACAGGTAAACGTAAGAAAATGTTTCTTATATCGGCTTATGTACATAGACTGATTTGGATACCAATTGTCCTAATACCTATACTTATTTCAAAAGAAAACAAGCAGCTTGCTTTAATAATAATTACTGCACTTATTATCATTTATTCTATTGCAAATTCAGTAGTAAATATAAGTTATAATTCATGGATGGGAGATATTGTACCTGCAAGTCAAAAAGGCAGCTTCTTTGGTAAAAGAACAGCAATATCTGCAGTAACAGGTATTATTGCAGGAGTAGCCTTTGGTAAGTATTTGGATAGTTTTAGCACACTTATTGGTTTTGCAATTGTATTTACAATAGCAGCAATATTTGGTTCATTAGATGCAACTTGTTTTATAGGAGTTAAAGAACCAGCAATGACTCCGGCAGAAAAAAATTCTTCTTTTATTTCTATGCTGGTTGAACCATTTAAGGATAAAAATTACTTAAAATTAATAGTATTTATTTCATGTTGGAATTTTGGGTTTAATTTTGCAATTCCATTTTTAAATATTTATATGATTGAGCAGCTAAAAATTGATTATTTTACAATATCAATATTTCAACAATTTCTAGCTGGTATTACAACAGTATTATTTATTAACAAAGTTGGTTTGCTCTCTGACAAATATGGTACTAAACCAATCCTGCGTTTATGCTGCTGCTTTGTTTGCATTCTTCCACTTTTGTGGTGTATTGCTACTCCATCTAGATATATTATTGTAATGTCAATAAGCTTTCTGATTTTTGGACTGTTCAGCCAAGGAATTATGATATTATCAAATAACTTTTCCATATGGCTTGCTCCAGAGAAAAACAGATCTATGTTTTTAGCTAATTATTCAATCATTACAACTACTTCTAGCGGTATTTCTTATGTTTGTGCAGGAGCTTTTATGGAATCCTCTAAAGGAATAATTTATAAAATTAATAATGCCTTATTTGGCAGTCAAGTTATTAGCAACTTTCATGTTTTATTTGCTATTTCATCTATTCTAATGATATGTTCAATAATTTTTGTACTGCCAAAGATATATGATAAGGAAGAAAAGAAATTCAGTATATTTAGCAGATAG
- a CDS encoding TrpB-like pyridoxal phosphate-dependent enzyme, which produces MRRDEITKVILPESEIPKQWYNIIADMPNKPAAYRNPVTHEVIQADDMRAIFPDELIKQEMSTERYIDIPKEVREMYRQFRPSPLYRAKNLEKQLDTPARIYYKYEGTNATGSHKLNSAIPQAYYNKIAGIKRLATETGAGQWGSALSLATSQFGLECSVYMVKVSYQQKPYRRSFMKTFGANVVASPSNLTNSGRSILEKDPDCTGSLGIAISEAVEDAATHADTNYALGSVLNHVCLHQSIIGIEAKKQMEMIDEYPDMIFACCGGGTNFAGISFPFLQDKFNGKKVRAVAVEPTACPTLTKGIFAYDYGDVAKMAPIARMYTLGHDFVPSGIHAGGLRYHGDSATVSQLYHDGIIEAKAYGQKAVFDAAVAFAKAEGIVPAPESAHAIRAAMDEALLAKEAGEEKVILFCLSGHGYFDFTAYENYFNGVLDDIEYSSESSVFNLECLPDIK; this is translated from the coding sequence ATGAGACGAGATGAGATTACAAAGGTAATTCTGCCTGAAAGTGAAATTCCAAAGCAATGGTACAATATCATTGCAGATATGCCAAACAAACCAGCTGCATATCGTAATCCAGTAACACATGAAGTCATTCAAGCCGACGATATGAGAGCTATTTTCCCTGACGAATTAATTAAACAAGAAATGTCTACTGAACGTTATATTGATATACCAAAAGAAGTTCGCGAAATGTATCGTCAATTTCGCCCAAGCCCTCTTTACCGCGCAAAAAATCTTGAAAAGCAGCTTGATACTCCTGCACGTATTTATTACAAATATGAAGGAACAAATGCCACAGGGAGTCATAAGCTAAATTCAGCTATTCCGCAAGCATATTATAATAAAATTGCTGGTATTAAGAGGCTGGCAACAGAAACAGGAGCCGGACAATGGGGTAGTGCATTAAGTCTCGCTACCAGCCAATTTGGTCTTGAATGTTCTGTATACATGGTAAAAGTAAGTTATCAGCAAAAACCATATAGACGTTCCTTTATGAAAACTTTTGGAGCAAATGTTGTAGCAAGTCCTAGTAATCTAACCAATAGCGGTAGGAGCATTTTAGAAAAGGATCCTGATTGTACTGGCAGTCTTGGAATTGCAATAAGTGAAGCTGTTGAGGATGCTGCAACCCATGCAGATACAAACTATGCATTAGGCAGTGTTTTAAATCATGTATGCTTACATCAATCAATTATAGGAATAGAAGCTAAAAAGCAAATGGAAATGATTGATGAATATCCTGATATGATTTTTGCTTGCTGTGGCGGTGGAACAAATTTTGCAGGAATTTCATTCCCATTTTTGCAAGATAAATTTAATGGAAAGAAAGTTCGAGCAGTAGCTGTAGAGCCGACTGCATGTCCTACACTTACAAAAGGTATATTTGCATATGATTATGGTGATGTTGCAAAAATGGCACCAATCGCGAGAATGTATACTCTTGGTCACGATTTTGTACCATCTGGTATTCATGCAGGGGGATTAAGATATCATGGAGATTCAGCTACTGTTAGTCAACTGTATCACGATGGCATTATAGAGGCTAAAGCATATGGTCAAAAAGCAGTATTTGATGCTGCAGTAGCTTTTGCAAAAGCTGAAGGAATAGTCCCAGCTCCAGAATCTGCTCACGCTATTCGTGCTGCCATGGATGAGGCATTATTAGCAAAAGAGGCTGGCGAAGAAAAAGTTATTTTATTCTGCTTAAGCGGCCATGGTTATTTTGATTTTACCGCGTATGAAAACTACTTTAATGGCGTACTTGATGATATTGAGTACTCCTCTGAATCATCAGTTTTTAATTTAGAATGTTTACCTGATATTAAATAA
- a CDS encoding TIGR02206 family membrane protein — translation MKNYFFSYIDDIPKELHSELFTVQHFLSIGMIMCAWIILILIYKDKSVKAKWRLMAITSLLLPLLEVSMMIWYKSVGQFSFGYSLPLHLCSLMCIIMPITVFTKNNLLMEYSYAMGLAPSLITLFTPDVYYYPTFSFLYIQTMLVHGVICFIPIFFIFCLGFKPNIRNLPKAIAMLFCLAVMIIPVNYITNGNYFFLRYPAKGSIMEYFSSIFGSPGYLIPVFFVGCILWLLMYLPFALIEQKRKFKKPAFLTQKNINNRKFSI, via the coding sequence TTGAAAAATTACTTTTTTTCTTACATAGATGATATCCCAAAAGAATTGCATAGTGAACTTTTCACAGTTCAGCATTTTTTATCAATTGGTATGATAATGTGTGCATGGATAATTTTAATTTTGATTTACAAAGATAAAAGTGTTAAGGCAAAGTGGAGGCTTATGGCAATAACTAGCCTATTGCTGCCATTGCTTGAAGTATCTATGATGATATGGTACAAGAGTGTTGGACAGTTCTCATTTGGCTATTCGCTTCCATTACATTTATGCAGCTTAATGTGCATAATTATGCCTATCACAGTTTTTACTAAAAATAATTTGCTTATGGAATACTCATATGCAATGGGATTAGCGCCATCTCTAATAACTCTTTTCACTCCAGACGTATATTATTATCCAACCTTTTCGTTTTTATATATTCAAACAATGCTTGTACACGGAGTTATCTGTTTTATTCCTATATTTTTTATATTTTGCTTAGGGTTTAAGCCTAATATCCGCAATCTGCCAAAGGCAATAGCTATGCTTTTTTGTCTAGCAGTAATGATAATTCCTGTAAATTACATAACAAATGGCAATTACTTTTTCTTAAGGTATCCAGCAAAAGGTTCAATTATGGAATACTTCTCGAGCATATTTGGTAGTCCAGGATACCTTATTCCTGTATTTTTTGTAGGTTGTATTCTTTGGCTGCTAATGTATTTGCCATTTGCTTTAATTGAACAAAAAAGGAAATTTAAAAAGCCTGCTTTTTTGACTCAGAAAAACATTAATAACAGAAAATTCAGCATTTAG